From Etheostoma cragini isolate CJK2018 chromosome 17, CSU_Ecrag_1.0, whole genome shotgun sequence, one genomic window encodes:
- the dlg5a gene encoding disks large homolog 5a isoform X7: MEPKHKELLDQCHQNLLESITDADQLIELLIVSGTLSQLDRFELDQNCSSSAEKVDHLLKMLMNKESDHFLELCVALEKAYPDLYTALFSNNGGGPVDHSTGSTYSVLSTMPSDSESSSSLSSVGSPVNGEASSPPPAINDNRPSGDNLDTILFQLRQVTRERDELRKRLALASPGTTFDDCRPNSKPSHDYERLKSQCMRAMADLQSLQNQHTKTLKRCEEAVKEADFYHMLHSRILGEQTQLKEEMETLRRDDTQLVREHNHLKQSCEELKRLHSQDQKELADLRLQQQQVMREKGSSEVLNKLYDTAMDKLEGVKKEYDALSKRYSEKVANHNTDLSRLEQAEEENRRLQKQMDALLKQRDSAIHYQQQYSTSIRRFDSVQQELNKSSAQNKELQREMERLQSEVTRYKNLQLKSTKDCEKYKEERDSVFNEYRLIMSERDQVIKELDKLQTELEAAEARLKNTSSERVVASEELEALRQELNSSLVDRDRAICERNELLEKYCHEVKDKAEAQKELSQACKDIEMVREERDVARKERTEAIIQRDQLLREYYQARQKQDSATLDMERANKEIEMLRKQYEAMSQELKEATQEAEVAKCRRDWAFQERDKIVAERESIRTLCDNLRRERDRAVSDLADALRNLDDMRKQKNDALRELKELKEKMESQLEKEARFCQLMAHSSHDSAIDTDSLEWETEVVEFEKDRDDMDLKALGFDIAEGVNDPYLPGDCGIFVTRVDKGSIADGRLRVNDWLLKINDMDLTNKDRKQVVKAFLNGGGLINMVVRRRKSLGGRFLTPVHINLVGHQDSGIGLESGVFVTALVQGSPAAREGSLTVGDRLIAINGIALDNKSVTECEALLRSCRDSLSLSLMKFFPHSTSGQNIFESLRESSEKSNGRIHLSEIHSRNSRNLKHNSSTQTDIFCPDVGTTSTSSISGERRKVRGESDEVYSNVSKPFSTGSLHATGLRPPSDLGTGRYGPSAFQECCPYTKAPSSLPFDPVSASDCITMETTLEKKHSGGTWPKMMVGGMSVALDNTSPVAAAAQLSIYKSPKQRKSIFDPDTFKRPETPSSKMEYMAANQIAAMAAAAASHSPQPSKTESLSSSSTPTPTPPTPPTRSDSFKFKHKHQSSSASDCTITSDGKGEAAISMAPGERGERERDRNGNHYFLDGQVLTSRKSCDEDIGRTRGEEPEVKRPRPKSAPALRRRMTPQTITLPSFQSYSNDEHSPEPRDMLRSSPSRSHRHSVGFVPTVYNGTLPPNSVHRGLAPCPAVTAVMRNPVYTVRSHRVHTSNCPSVASQICHQHTHTSPQHQGRLSLDLSQQKRTSDYSESSSSRSSRASHGTNSLPSSARLASSNNVQYRTERIKIPSTPRYPRSMLGSDRGSLSHSECSSPSLITPPQSPLNLETSSFASSQSQGSISTLPRISVSPLPIGERRKDRSLYRNRSFLRIPLAARPRFSSLRSLRPYLEEPRNVIVHKGAEPLGISIVGGENGGIFVSKVTGGSIAHQAGLEYGDQLLEYNGINLRNATEQQARLIIGQQCDTITIMAQYNPHMYQLGIHSRSSSRLEPVSTHSTPQGSGAATPDNHSNIDTLSEQDEGTLTPSSKQTTPTTSPNNFIRMPSEGSKKVDEPRLVTVRRPGVEVGVTLCGGNLRGVYIESLDEDSPARGPDGLLPGDIILEYNSVNMKNKTAEEVYVEMLKPAETVTFKVQHLPDDFSRLKDVPGDGFYIRALYDRVGEAEGDLSFKKDDILYVDESLPKGSFGTWMAWQLDENAQQIQRGQIPSKYMMDQEFYRRHSVTEMKEDSSKTLSAAARRSFFRRKQKHKRSSSKDSKEMVALDAISTDSLPFLDDCVSLAYQRVQKVECTSPRPVLILGPLTDAVKEMLVKESPGKFCRCLLEVMKASQQAIERGVKDCLFIDYKRRSGHFDVTTVASIKEITDKGCHCLLDIAPHAIERLHSIHIYPIVVFVRYKNAKQIKFLSQDPHWQNK; the protein is encoded by the exons GTTCCACATACAGCGTTCTCTCCACTATGCCGTCTGACTCAGAAAGCAGCAGCTCCCTCAGTAGTGTTG GTTCGCCCGTTAACGGTGAAGCATCCTCCCCACCCCCCGCCATTAACGACAACCGGCCATCCGGTGACAACCTGGATACCATCTTGTTCCAGCTCCGCCAGGTGACCCGGGAGAGGGATGAGCTCCGTAAGCGTCTGGCGTTGGCATCGCCCGGGACCACCTTCGATGACTGCAG GCCAAATTCCAAACCCAGTCATGACTATGAGCGTCTCAAAAGTCAGTGCATGAGGGCCATGGCAGATCTGCAGTCTCTCCAGAACCAGCACACCAAAACACTCAAGAGGTGCGAGGAGGCTGTAAAAGAGGCTGACTTCTACCA CATGCTGCACAGCCGCATCTTAGGCGAACAAACCCAGCtgaaggaggagatggagacaCTCAGGAGGGACGACACTCAACTTGTCCGAGAGCACAACCACCTAAAACAGAGCTGCGAGGAGCTCAAACGACTACACAGTCAAGACCAGAAAGAGTTAGCAGACCTCCGGCTGCAGCAACAACAg GTAATGAGAGAGAAGGGCTCATCAGAGGTGTTAAACAAACTGTATGACACAGCTATGGACAAGCTGGAGGGTGTGAAGAAGGAGTATGATGCCCTGAGCAAGCGCTACAGTGAGAAGGTGGCTAACCACAATACAGACTTGAGTCGCCTTGAGCAGGCCGAGGAGGAGAACCGAAGGCTGCAGAAGCAGATGGACGCGCTGCTCAAACAGCGAGACTCAGCCATACACTACCAGCAGCAGTACTCCACCTCGATAAGGAG GTTTGATTCAGTACAGCAGGAGCTGAACAAGTCCTCCGCTCAGAACAAGGAGTtgcagagagagatggagcgCCTGCAGTCAGAGGTGACGCGCTACAAGAACTTGCAACTGAAGTCGACCAAGGACTGCGAGAAGTACAAGGAGGAGAGGGACTCTGTGTTTAACGAGTATCGTCTCATCATGAGTGAGAGGGACCAGGTGATCAAGGAGCTGGACAAGCTGCAGACAGAGCTGGAGGCAGCCGAGGCCCGACTGAAAAACACCTCTTCAGAAAGAGTGGTTGCCAGTGAAGAGTTGGAGGCACTCCGGCAG GAGTTAAACTCGTCACTGGTGGACCGTGACAGGGCCATCTGCGAGAGGAACGAGCTGCTGGAGAAGTACTGCCATGAGGTGAAGGACAAGGCCGAGGCTCAGAAGGAGCTGAGTCAGGCCTGCAAGGACATCGAGATGGTACGGGAGGAGAGGGACGTGGCCCGCAAAGAGAGGACGGAGGCCATCATTCAAAGGGATCAGCTGCTCCGAGAGTACTATCAGGCCAGACAG AAACAAGACTCGGCCACCCTTGACATGGAACGAGCCAATAAGGAGATTGAGATGCTGAGGAAACAGTATGAAGCCATGTCCCAGGAACTTAAGGAGGCCACGCAGGAGGCGGAGGTGGCCAAATGTCGACGGGACTGGGCCTTTCAAGAGAGGGACAAAATAGtggcagagagggagagcatAAG GACTCTGTGTGATAACCTACGCCGGGAGAGGGACCGGGCAGTCAGCGATCTGGCCGATGCCCTGCGTAATCTTGACGATATGAGGAAACAGAAGAATGACGCGTTGCGAGAGCTCAAAGAACTGAA agagaagatggagagCCAGCTGGAGAAGGAGGCCCGGTTCTGTCAGCTAATGGCCCACAGCTCTCACGACTCAGCCATCGACACAGACTCCCTGGAGTGGGAGACAGAGGTTGTGGAGTTTGAGAAAGACAGG GACGACATGGATTTAAAGGCACTTGGGTTTGATATCGCTGAGGGGGTAAATGATCCGTATTTACCAGGAGATTGTGGTATATTTGTTACAAGAGTGGACAAAGGAAGTATCGCAGATGGAAGGTTAAG AGTGAATGATTGGTTGTTGAAGATTAATGACATGGACCTGACCAATAAGGACAGGAAGCAGGTGGTGAAGGCCTTCCTTAATGGTGGCGGATTGATCAACATGGTAGTAAGAAGAAGGAAGTCTCTGGGAGGAAGGTTCCTCACGCCTGTCCACATCAACCTCGTGGGACACCAAG ACAGTGGTATTGGTCTGGAGAGCGGCGTGTTTGTCACTGCCCTGGTCCAGGGCAGTCCAGCAGCCAGGGAAGGCTCTCTCACGGTTGGAGATAGACTGATCGCT ATAAATGGCATTGCTTTGGATAACAAATCTGTGACAGAGTGTGAGGCTCTTTTGAGGAGCTGCAGGGATTCTCTTAGCCTCTCTTTGATGAAG TTCTTCCCTCACAGCACGTCAGGCCAGAACATCTTTGAGAGTCTGCGTGAGTCTTCAGAGAAGTCCAATGGGCGCATTCACTTGTCTGAAATTCATTCCCGGAACAGCCGCAACCTGAAACACAACAGCTCAACACAGACTGACATATTCTGCCCTGATGTTGGAACCACCAGCACAAGTAGCATCTCTGGGGAGAGGCGGAAGGTCAGAGGAGAATCTGATGAGGTGTACAGCAACGTCAGCAAGCCGTTCTCCACAGGGTCCCTCCATGCTACTGGCCTTCGGCCGCCCTCTGACTTGGGCACTGGCCGCTACGGCCCCAGTGCTTTCCAAGAGTGCTGTCCCTACACAAAGGCGCCTTCCTCCTTGCCCTTTGACCCTGTCTCTGCCTCAGACTGCATCACAATGGAGACAACCCTGGAGAAGAAGCACAGTGGGGGCACATGGCCCAAGATGATGGTGGGAGGTATGTCCGTCGCACTAGATAACACCAGTCCAGTCGCAGCAGCAGCCCAGCTCTCCATCTACAAATCGCCCAAGCAGAGGAAGTCCATCTTTGACCCAGACACTTTCAAACGCCCCGAAACACCTTCCTCTAAGATGGAGTACatggcagccaatcagattgCAGCAATGGCCGCTGCTGCAGCTTCCCACTCCCCACAGCCTTCGAAGACAGaatccctctcctcctcatccacTCCCACCCCGACCCCTCCAACCCCACCCACTCGCAGTGACTCCTTCAagttcaaacacaaacatcaaagcAGCTCTGCCTCTGACTGCACGATCACCTCAGATGGCAAGGGAGAGGCTGCCATCTCCATGGCGCCGGGAGAGAGAGGCGAGCgagaaagggacagaaatgGAAACCACTATTTCCTGGACGGCCAGGTTCTGACCTCGAGGAAATCATGCGATGAGGACATTGGCCGAACCAGAGGGGAGGAGCCAGAGGTGAAGAGGCCGCGCCCCAAATCTGCCCCCGCCCTTCGACGTAGGATGACCCCACAGACTATCACTCTTCCCTCCTTCCAA AGCTACTCTAACGATGAGCATTCACCAGAGCCCCGGGACATGCTGCGTTCCTCCCCCAGCCGCTCCCATCGGCACAGCGTCGGCTTTGTCCCCACAGTCTACAATGGCACACTACCTCCTA ATTCAGTCCACCGGGGTCTGGCTCCTTGCCCTGCTGTGACAGCCGTGATGAGGAATCCAGTATACACCGTGCGCAGTCACCGCGTTCATACCAGCAACTGTCCATCTGTCGCCTCCCAGATATGTCACCAGCACACCCACACCAG cCCACAACACCAGGGTCGACTGAGCCTGGACCTGAGCCAGCAGAAGCGCACAAGTGACTACTCTGAATCCTCATCGTCACGTAGCAGCAGAGCTTCACACGGTACAAACTCACTGCCCTCCAGTGCACGACTCG CTTCCTCCAATAATGTCCAGTACCGCACAGAGAGGATCAAAATCCCTTCCACTCCCCGCTACCCCCGTTCCATGCTGGGGTCAGACAGAG GCTCCCTCTCACACTCTGAGTGTAGCAGTCCCAGTCTCATCACACCTCCGCAATCGCCACTCAATCTGGAGACTTCCTCGTTTgccagcagccaatcacaaggCTCCATTTCCACTTTACCTCGGATCTCAGTCAGCCCTTTGCCAATAGGGGAGCGCAGGAAAGACAG ATCTCTTTATCGTAACCGATCTTTTCTAAGGATTCCTCTGGCTGCAAGGCCGAGGTTCTCCTCTCTCAGGAGCCTCAG GCCATACTTGGAGGAACCCCGCAATGTAATTGTGCACAAAGGCGCGGAGCCTCTGGGCATTTCCATCGTCGGTGGGGAGAATGGAGGGATCTTTGTTTCTAAAGTTACGGGAGGTAGCATCGCCCACCAGGCAGGACTGGAGTACGGAGACCAATTACTGGAG TATAACGGCATCAACCTGCGGAACGCTACGGAGCAGCAAGCTCGACTCATCATCGGCCAGCAGTGTGACACCATCACCATTATGGCCCAGTACAACCCACACATGTACCAGCTGGGCATCCACTCTCGCTCCAG CTCTCGCTTGGAGCCAGTCAGTACTCACTCAACTCCCCAGGGGAGTGGAGCTGCCACCCCCGACAATCACTCCAACATCGATACACTCAGCGAACAGGACGAGGGCACGCTCACTCCATCCTCCAAACAGACCACACCCACTACCAGTCCCAACAATTTCATCAG AATGCCGTCTGAGGGCAGCAAGAAGGTGGATGAGCCGAGACTTGTGACGGTGCGCAGGCCAGGGGTGGAGGTGGGAGTGACACTCTGCGGCGGGAACCTACGGGGCGTTTACATAGAGAGCCTGGATGAAGACAGTCCTGCCAGAGGCCCTGACGGGCTGCTTCCTGGGGACATCATTCTGGAG TACAACTCTGTGAATATGAAGAATAAGACCGCAGAAGAGGTGTACGTGGAGATGCTGAAGCCTGCCGAGACGGTCACATTCAAGGTGCAGCATCTGCCAGATGACTTCAGCAGACTCAAAGATGTTCCAGGAGATGGCTTTTATATTAG AGCACTTTACGACCGGGTGGGGGAGGCTGAGGGGGACCTCAGTTTTAAGAAAGATGACATCCTGTACGTGGATGAGTCTTTACCAAAGGGCAGCTTCGGGACGTGGATGGCCTGGCAGCTAGATGAGAATGCACAGCAGATCCAGAGGGGGCAGATCCCCAGCAAGTACAT gATGGACCAGGAGTTTTACCGCAGACACAGTGTGACAGAAATGAAGGAAGACTCCAGTAAGACTCTCTCTGCAGCGGCCCGCAGATCCTTCTTCaggagaaaacagaaacacaaacgcAGCAGCTCCAAAGACAGCAAAGAGATGGTGGCTCTGGACGCCATCAGCACAGACTCCCTCCCCTTCCTTGATG ACTGTGTGAGCTTGGCATACCAGCGGGTCCAGAAGGTGGAGTGCACCTCTCCCCGACCGGTACTTATCCTTGGGCCACTCACTGATGCTGTCAAGGAGATGCTGGTCAAAGAGTCTCCTGGGAAGTTCTGCAGATGTTTACTGG AGGTGATGAAGGCATCCCAGCAAGCCATCGAGCGGGGCGTGAAAGACTGCCTCTTCATCGACTACAAGCGCAGGAGTGGCCATTTTGACGTGACCACTGTTGCTTCTATAAAGGAAATAACAGATAAG GGCTGTCACTGTTTGCTTGACATTGCCCCGCACGCCATCGAAAGGCTCCACAGCATTCACATTTATCCAATCGTCGTCTTTGTCCGCTACAAAAACGCAAAGCAGATCAA ATTTCTCTCCCAAGACCCTCACTGGCAAAATAAGTAA